The bacterium genomic interval CATCGGTCCCACCGCGGCGGCCTCCGGGTGCTCCGCCAGAAATGCGAGCAGCGGCCCCAGCGTGTCCGCACTGAACCGGGCGTCCGGGTTGAGCAGCAGCACGAACGGGCTGGAGCGGTCGGTCTGCGCCAGACCCTGGTTCACCGCAGCAGCGAACCCGCGGTTGTCCGGGTTGCGGATCACCCGCAATCCCGGCAGGATCGGCTGTGCCGTCTCCACCGAGCTGTCGATGCTGGCGTTGTCCACCAGGACCACATCCAGGTCCAGGCCCGGATGGCAGCCGGACAGGCTCTCCAGGCAATTCCGAAGCGCCTGACCTGCGTTCCAGTTGACAATCACCACCGGGATTCTGTCCACGCCGCGCCTTTCCCAGGCAGAGAAGCGTTGCCGGCCGGCTCAGGGCCGGACAAACTCGTGCTCCGGGTCCTTGACGCTCAGCACCGGGCAGGGGGCCTTGCGCACCACGCGCTCGGTGGTCGAGCCGATAATCATGTATTCCAGCCCGGTCAGGCCGTGCGTGGCGATCAGGATCAGGTCGATCTCGTGGCTCTTGGCGTAGTTTATTATCTCGACAAATGGCTTGCCGCTGGCCACATCGCAGGTGAAATCGATCTGTCCGCGCAGGTCGTTGTAGACAAACTCGTCCAGGGCGTCCAGGGCCCGGTCGCGCAGGCCCTTGTCCAGGTCGAACGGGGTTTCCTTGTCCACGAGGTAGAACGCGGGGTGGATCCGCTGCTCGAACACGTGCAGCACGTGCAGCCTGGCGTGATACTTTTCGGCCAGGGAGACCGCGTAGGGCAGGGCCTTTTTCGAGTACTCCGAAAAATCGGTCGGCAGCAGGATGTTCTTGATCTGGCTCAGTTCCCGCGTGTGGGGGGCGTGGTGGCGCACACTCAGCACCGGGCAGTCGGCCAGGCGCACCACCTGCTCGGTGGTGCTGCCGAACAGGAAATGTGTCACCCCGGTGCGGCCGTAAGTGCCCATCACGATCAGATCGGCCTTCTCCTCCTCGGCCACCCGGATGATCTCCTGGTAGGGCGAGAACCCGCGGGTGACAACCTTGCGTATCTTGAGGTTGCGGTCGGCGTGGTTTGCGATCAACCGGTCGATGTGCTCGTGGGCCTTGCGCTGAAGCTCGTCCTCGTATTTCTGGGCGTAGTCCTCCATCTTGCCGAACTGCTCATCCGGCGAGACCCCGCCCTCCTGGTACAGGCTCAGCACGTGCATCATCAGCACCTCCGAGCCGAACTCCTCACCCAGCATCACGGCATAGCGCAGGGCATCCTCGGCCGATTCGCCGAAATCGGTGGGATACAGGATTTTGTCGAGCTTAATCATCTTGGACGCTCCTGTAACGGTGGACAACCGGGCAAAGATAACAACTGATTTCGATATCTTACGACCACTTTTACACCGCTATATATGCGGGCCTCTTACCGGGTGTAGATGCCTGATAAAGTGCCCTTTCCCCCTGCGGCCGCCAGGCCCCTGTGGGGGCCGCGTAGAGTAATTGTCCGCTTGGCCGAAGCCCTTTTGTTCATGTAGGGTCGCACCCGCGTGTGCGACCGGGCGGACACATGGGTCCGCCCCTACGGGGTTTTCCACTCACCGCGGTTTGAATGCAGCACTGTATAACACACGAAACGGATCACTGTCAGCAGATGCGCGGCAGAAGCTCATCCCCCAGCGGGACCACCATCCTGCGGCCTCCCACCAGGGTGCGCACCGTGACCGCCCGCGGGCGCGACTCGCTCAGGACGCCGATCAGGGCCGCCCGGGCCGCCCCTGCCCCGCGCAGGGCCTCCAGGGCCCGCTCCGCCTGCTCCGCGGCCACTATCGCGGTCAGCACGCCCTCGTTGGCCAGGAACAGCGGGTCGAAACCCAGTATCTCGCAGGCGCCGCGCACTGCCTCCAGCACCGGGATATCGGCCTCGGTCAGCTCCACGGCCAGGCCCGAGCGGGAGGATATCTCGTTCAGCACACCGGCCAGACCGCCGCGGGTGGGGTCGCGCATCATCCTCAATCCCGGGCAGGCGGCCACCAGCGCCCCGGCCTTGGAAGCAAGGGGCGCGACATCGCTTTCCAGGGCGGTCTCCAGGCGAAAACTTTTACGCGCGGCCAGGATCGCGACACCGTGGCTGCCCACCGGGCCGCTCACCAGCACCCGGTCGCCGGGGCGGCACTTTTCTGGTCCCAATTCCAGGCCCGCCGGCAGCACGCCGATCCCGGCCGTGTTGATGAAAATCCGGTCCGCCGCGCCGCGGGCCACCACTTTCGTGTCCCCGGTGACAAGCATCACCCCGGCCTCGGCCGCGGCCCGGGCCATGGAGTCGAGTATGCGCTCCAGGTCGGCCAGGGGCAGGCCCTCTTCCAATATGAGCCCGGCCGAGACCCAGCGCGGCTCGGCCCCGGCCATCGAAAGGTCGTTCACCGTGCCGCAGATGGACAGATAGCCGATATCCCCGCCCGGAAAGAACACCGGGTCGATCACGTAGCTATCGGTGGTGAAAGCGATCCGCTCGCCGCTGCCCAGGCCCAGCACTGCGCTGTCGCCCAATTGGGCCAGAAGCGGGTTGCCCAGCCGCGGCAGGATAGTCTCGCGGATCAGCCGTCCGGTCACCTCGCCGCCGCTGCCGTGCGCCAGACGGATGAGTTTTTCCTCTGTGTTCACAAGCCTGTCACCCGCCCCGCTCATCGGCGCACCTTCCCGGCGGGCGGAGTCCAGGCCCCGTGCGCGCTCACCCAGTCCCACATCTGGCCTGCCTGTTCCACCGCGGACGGGATATCCTCCTCGAACATCAGGCGGCGGGCCACCAGGGCCTCGGCCGCCTTGCGCACCGCCTCCAGGTACACCCCCCGTCCCCGGTAGCGCTCCTCCAGGCTCTTGCGCCCGTCCCCCAAACGCTTCCTCTCCTCGCGGGTCGCCGGGAACGGCAGCCAGGCCCCGCTCAGACGGACCGCGCGGGTGTTGTCCACCCGGTCGAACCAGGCGGGGTAGTTCCAGCCGGTATAGCTGGCCAGGGGCTCCGCAGCCAGCGGGGTGGCGATCCCGGACTTCTCGTTGCCGTCCTCCCCCACTGCGGGCACCAGCACCGGGTAGAGCTCGCCCGGCACGGGCAGAGCATTATCCAGGATGCCTTGCGCAAAACGCGGCCCCCAGTCGAAACGCGGGTGCAGCTCCACCAGGGCCGGGGCGGCAACGCCTTTCATTGACGGGAACCCGAACTCCTCCAGAGCCACCAGTTCGCCCGCCTCCAGGCGCGGGTAACTGCTCTCGGGCGGCAGCTCTCCGTCGGTGACCCAGCGGGCCAGGTCCTCCAGCAGCGGGGCCTCGACCAGATCGGGGTTGTTGGGGTTGGGCGGAAGGTAGAAGCCCGCGGACTCGGCCGGGTGGCCCTCCACCAGCGGGGCGTTGCCGTGGGAGGTGCCACGGATGAGGTAGATACGCACGTTGTCCGGAACTGGCAGGTCTTTCGCGCCCCGGGTGTCCACATGGGTCAGGGCCGCGCCGCTCGACCAGTACTCGGCCGAATGGTGGACGTAGAAAGTCCTGGGGCGGTATTTATCCGGCACATCGCACTGGAGGCAGCCGGAGGCCCCGCTCAGGGCGTCCTCGCTGCGGCTGTCGGCAAACGGGAACTCGAACTGCGGGTAGAAACCCCAGGCCCGCGAGGGCTGGGCGAAGCGGTAGTTGAAGAACCCGCGGCGGCAGCCCGGTACGTTGGAGAACACACCATCGAACACCACCGAGTCGTTGAGCGCGGCGTTGAAGCCCTGGTACACGAAGTCCCGCAGGAACCGTCCGCACTGGCTGGAGCCATAGGCGAGCGTATGAGTCACAGCACTGGCCTTGGCCGCGGTAAGCAGCGGGTTGAGCGTGTCCGCGCTACGCAGGAACCCGACCAGATCGCGCACCGCGGTGAACCCGAGGCCCATGAGCGGGCTGCGGCTGGGACGGTAGCGCACGGTGTAGAGCTTGCCCGGCTGGAACCCTGGGGAATAGACCACGCTGGTGCTGTCAGTCAGGGTGTCAGCGTTGACAATCCGCGCGAAACGCCAGTCGCCGCGCGGGACAACAGTGCCCGGGTCGGCGTGGCTTTCGTGCACGCGCATCTCGGCGGAGGCGGCGGAGTCGGCCAGCACAGGGAGGACCTCGTGGTTGGGGTCGGCCAGGGAGGACTGGTACAGGCCCGGTCCGCCCTCGATCTCGGCCAGGGCCTGGCCCGGCATGGCGATCCCCTCATGCTTGGCGTCGGGGGCGTAGAGCTTGAGCCGCTCCGGGGTGTCGACAAGGTCGGCCTGCCAGCCCGAGAAAGCCAGGCAGAACCCCTGCTTCATCAGCCTTGCCAGGGGCTCGGCGCTGCCGGTGGGGCCGGAGGCCAGGGCGGCCCAGGGCGCGGGGTCGGCCAGACGGGTGTCGAAATTGCCGCGGTTGACCACGGTATAGAGCAGGGCCCCGTTGGCCCGGGCCAGGTCCACCGGCTTGACAATCACGAACTCGGCCTCGTAGCGCACTCTTCCATCCAGCCCGGCGGCGTACACCAGGTCGGTCACGCGGGTGTTGTGGCTGTCCACCGGGTCCAGCACGTAGCTCACCCGTCCGAACAGCGCCTCATACTGTCCCGCGCCGCCGAACGCGATCCCCTCGCCCAGCAGCACCCGGCGCTCGACAGTGAACCCGCTCACCCCGGCATAGCCCTGGGCGCCGGGCTTGCCCTTGCCGCAGCCGGAAACGAGCAGGGCCAGAAGCGCCAGGACCGGTAATAGACTTAGAATCGGGTGCAGCTTGCGGCTTGGTCCGGTCATCGGTCAAGCTCTCCGTTGACAGAGGTGGTGTACCAGGGAAACCCGCGGGCGCACGCTGACTAATAATACGCTCACCGGGTGGCGGCAGGCAAGACAGACGGTCCGGTTCAGACCGCGTAGCCCCGCAGGATGGCGTTGAACAACAGTTTGAACGTGCCCCAGCTCTGAGCTCGGCTCTGCGGCCCGAAACCGAACAGGATCACATGACCCTTGCCCAGGCTGACATCCACCACCGCGGGCTGGCCCTGGACGGCCTTGGCCCCAACCACCCAGCCGCTGATCAGCGGGTCAGCCGCGGCGTAGGAGGCCACCACCCGACGGTCCAGCTCCACCGTGGGCGGAATGAACGTCTCCAGCAGGACACCGTCCGCCCAGAACGCCGCCGCACTCTGCGGCATGCCGAACCCCACCGGGTCGCGGGTGTCCACCTCCAGGCGCAACAAGGATCCGGGGCAGAAAAACTCGCCCTCGAATGTCTTGCCCTTGGCCTCGCGCACAGGCAGGCCGAACTCCTGCAACGGAAGGGCGCAGGCCTCGCGCAGCGCGATCAGGACTCCGCCCTCGCGGACGAATTCCTCCAGGTTCTTCACACCGTCCTTGCCTATCCCGCCGCAGTACTCGGGGGGACGGCTTCGCAGGCCCCAGCCAGCGGCCTCCGGGCCCGCGCCGGTTATCATCTCGTCCTTGCCCAGGCTGGGCAGGATTATGACCTCGTAATCGCGGCGAAGGCCGCCCTTTTTCGTCCGCTCGTTGGTCAGACGGTCCCAGTCGAAGCCGAAGCGGTCGAGGGTGTAGCGGGTCCAGCCCTCATCCTCGCTGGCGACCCAGCCACGGTAGAGGCCCACCCGCCCGCGTTTGAGCGGGAACTTGTAGCCCGCGGGCAAGGCGCCCACCGGGGTGAACACCACCCGGCAGGAGTCGGCCACGCGGCCGAGCACCCGTTCGGGGCCCTCGACCAGCAACGCCCCGGCGCTCCAGCGGCGGTCCGCGGCGCTCACCTCCTCGGCGTAGCGCTCCACGCGCACACGCTGATCCAGCAGCATGTTCAGGGCCAGATAAGTGTTGCAGTCGCGGCTGTCGAGCAGGGCCAGCCCGCCGGCGGAGGCGGCCTCGGCCTGCGGGGCGCCCTTGAGCTGGGCCAGCTCGGCCTCGAACGGCTCCGTCAGTTCATCCACCCGCACGCCCATCAACGGGCCCAGGCTCCAGGCAGCGTTGTCGTAGGGCTGCTTGGGCGGGCCGCCGGGGTACTCGCGCAGGTCGGGATAGGGCTTCACCTCCAGCATGTCCTTGATGAACCGTCCATAGGGCTGGCCGGTCTTGAGCACCACCGTGTTCTCGGGGTAGACCCGTCCCCCGGCGCTGAACGGCTCCGTGGCGCGCTGGATCTCGCAGTGGGTGCGGCCGAAGATTTCCAGCAGACGGGCCACCGCGCCGGGGTCGTCCTGCCGTGGCGGGATCGCGTAGGCGTAGGGCGCGCCGTGCTCGGGAAGCTCCACCGCCTCGGCCGCCATGTGCTCGAAATTCCGCAGGAACTGCTCGCGGTGCCTGGAGGCGCAGTCGATCATCGCCCGCATGGCCACGAGCTGGTAGTCGATTATGTCGCGCAGACGCCACCAGCCGCCGGGCCAGGGGTCGATGAAATTCATCTGGCGGGCGTACTCGGGCAGTCCCTCGGCCCCGGTCAGCTCGGAGCGCTCCACGTACAGCGGGGTGGCGATCCGCGCCGAGGCGGTCTCGGTCAAGAGAGCCGTGATATTGTGCTGGGTGGCGTTGGGCCGCACGCTGCCCTGATACCAGCCCGAAAACATGGCGTTGTTGATCACCCCGCTCTTGCCGGAGGCGGCCAGGCAGTATTTCATGTAGGAGCCAAGCACCTCGATCTGCTCCCAGACGAGACGCGGGTTGTTCGGGTTGGGCGGGTCGTAGAACGGCGGGACAAACATCCGCACGCTGCTGGAGCCCATCTGGTGGACATCCAGCAGCACCTGGGGATGCCAGGAGCCGTACATCACCTCGACCAGGGCGCGGGTCTCGGCCAGGTTGAGGAAAAACCAGTCGCGGTTGTTGTCGTGGCCGGAGTACTGATGGTAGAGCCAGGGCAGGTCGCCACCCTCGTAGGGCGTGCCCACGAAGCGGTCGTAGTAGTCCACTATCATCTGCTGGCCGTCCGGGTTGGCCGTGGGCACGATCATCACGACCACATCCTGCAGGGCGCGCTCGATCACCGGGTCGGTGCCCGCGGCCAGGCTCCAGGCCAGCTCCAGGGCGGTGTTGGAGCTGGCGATCTCGTTGCTGTGCTGGTTGCAGAGGAACAGGACAAACACCTTGCCCTCGGCCACCAGCGAGTCGACCGCGGCCCCGGAGAGTGTGCGCGGGTCGGCCAGACGGCGAACGGCGGTGCGGTGGGCGTTCAGCCGGGCCATGTTCTGTTCGGTCGAGATCACGGCCATATTGAGCGGCCGGCCCTGGGTGCTCGTGCCCACCTGACAGTAGAATATCCGTTCCGACTCCTGGTCCAGCTTGGTCAGGTAGCCGTCGATCTCCTCCAGCCCGGCCAGCTTGCGGTCCGCGCCCAGGTGGTAGCCCAGGTAGTCGTCCGGCGAGGTCAGGGCCGCGGCCCGCCGCGGGCCCAATCCGGTTGAAAGGATTACCGACAGAAAGATCACCCTGAGTCTGAGGCTCATTGTCCGCTCCGCTTTGACCGGCGCTCCCATCCCGGCTTTATGAAAGGGGAAACCGGGGATTGAAAATGAAATGTCGCAACTGAGCCACAGCGTGTCAACAGGTTTTTCTTGGTCCGCTACCCGAAACTCTTGCCCCCGGCGGCGGGCGGCGTGTACTTTATAGACCCTGATCGGTGACATTTCCAAACCCTCCCGCGGAGAAACCATGATTCGCCAAGCCACACTGCTGTCGTTCCTGCTGGCCCTGAACGCATTGCTCTCAACCGCGGCCGCCCAGAGCGGCGAGGACTGGTCGGTCACCGTCCTGCCCGCCTCGGTGCGGCTGGACCTCTCCAGCGGACGCTTGCTGGACAGCCGTCCCGAGACCTATAAGATGAAATCCCTTGATGGGGTGCTCCAGAAAAACTGGGTCTACGACGGCGCCAAGGTGTTCCTGGCGGCGGCCCGCGGCGAATATGTCTCTTTCCAGGTGGTCCTGGAGCGCAAGAGCGAGAGCGCACTCAAGGATATAATTGTCAGGATGGAACCGTTCCGCTGCCAGGAGTTCAGCCTGGCCGCCGAGCCGGAGCTGTTCCTGGAATGGGCGGTCGAGGTGAAAGAGGTCTCCACCGGGTACGAGCGCGCGAGCCTCGGGGCCGGCTGGTACCCGGACGCCCTGGTGCCGCTCGGCTGCGTGCAGATGGACATCGCCGGGATGAGCCGCCTGAGCTGGCCCCTGGAACTGCCAGATTTCCGTAACCGGGTGGACAACCAGAAATATCTGGTCGTCTGGGTCGACCAGTTCGTGCCGTTCGAGCGGGTGGGCGCGGCCCCCGGAGTCTACACCAGCCGGATAAGCGTAAAGGTGGAGGGTGTGGAGAAAGTGATCCCGGTGGAGCTGACAGTCTGGGATTTCGCCATCCCCCGCGAGAACCGTCTGGCCGGCAACCTTCAGCACGAGGGTTTCCTGCGCAGCATGGACCCGCGCCAGGAACTCCAGGTCTACCAGCTTTTCAAGCGCCACCGCGTGGTCCCGGCCGACCCGACCTATGTGCCCAAGATCGAGGTCGGCTCGGGCGGTGAGGTAAAAATCGACTGGGCCCCGTTCGACCAGCGGTTGCAAAAGTATTTCAGCGGCGAGGCTTTCAGCGAAAAGTACGGCTACAGCGGCCCCGGCCAGGGCGAACCCATCGAGCAGTTCATGCTGCCGTTCGATGTCTACGGCAAGTACGACACCCGCGGCTGGCCGGATATCGGCAAGCCGGATGTGGAGCGCAAGCCCGAGAACCGCAAAATCTACATCGAGGCGATCCGCCAGGTGCGCGAGCACATCCTGGGCCTGGTGGACCCCAAGAAAATCCGGCTGATAGTCTACCTGAACGGCCTGGATGAGAGCTATTTCCCCGAGGCCTGGGACCGCATGGACTACTACGGGAAAATGTTCCACGAGTATTTCCCGGAGGCTAAGTACCGGGTGGACGGCAGCTATCCGAAAGAGGCGATGGAGGTGATCCACGACGCCATCGACTACTGGTGCTGCCACACCATCGGCTACGACATCGAGACCATCAAGCAGTACCGCGCCCTGGGGGTGACCGACTGGCTGTACGGCCCCATGCTGTACGAGCGGGAGGAGAACGGCTGGTGCGGCAGCAGCACGTTCATGGACCTGCCCCTGGTCAGCGAGCGGGCCATAAGCTGGGCCTGCTGGAAATACGGCACCCTCACCTGGTGTTCCTGGGGCATCGGCAGCGGCTGGGACTATGGCTGGTACAACAGCGAAACATGGAAGGACTATTTCCGCGACCACGGCGCCGGGCCGCTCAGCTACCGGCGCTACAACGGCAACGCCCTGGGAGTGTACGCACCGGGGATCGTGCCGAACGTGGACATCCCCTGCGCCACGCTGCGGCTCAAGGCCATGCGCGACGGGGTCGAGGAGTACGAGTTGCTGCGCCTTCTGTCCGAAACCGACGGCAGCCACGCGCGCGCGGACAGCGTGGTGAACGCGATTGTCAAGGAACCGTTCGGCAAGAAATCCATCGGCAACCTGGATGTCTGGAGCTACGACCCCGAGGCCTGGGACCGGGCGCACGACAGCCTGGGCGGGATGTTGGACGCCGCTATCAGCGGAAAAAAATAGAGCGGGTGATATGGTCACGGCACACGTGACCATTCCATACACACCCCGTCGGCTTGCGCCGCCACCCCTCTTATTAGAGGGGACTGAATGCGCCGTACTTTGGCCGCATAGCCAAATCATGGGCAAGGGTGGCTTTTCTCCCCTCTTGAGAGGGGTGCCCGCGAAGCGGGCGGGGTGTGTAATGTCTGGGCCCCGGTTGCAAGGTTCTTGTACATGGGCATGCTATTCTTTTAACTAACCATCGTAATTTCCGCGCAAACGCGCTCGAGGTAATAGCACATGGCATGGGACAACAAACCGGGCGAGGGGCCGGACTGGCCGGAGCGCCTGTTCCCGGAAGCGCTGGCAATCCTGGACAAGCAAGGCCCGGAAAAAGGGCTTCTGCCGGCCATCCAGGCTCTCTACGCGCA includes:
- a CDS encoding universal stress protein — its product is MIKLDKILYPTDFGESAEDALRYAVMLGEEFGSEVLMMHVLSLYQEGGVSPDEQFGKMEDYAQKYEDELQRKAHEHIDRLIANHADRNLKIRKVVTRGFSPYQEIIRVAEEEKADLIVMGTYGRTGVTHFLFGSTTEQVVRLADCPVLSVRHHAPHTRELSQIKNILLPTDFSEYSKKALPYAVSLAEKYHARLHVLHVFEQRIHPAFYLVDKETPFDLDKGLRDRALDALDEFVYNDLRGQIDFTCDVASGKPFVEIINYAKSHEIDLILIATHGLTGLEYMIIGSTTERVVRKAPCPVLSVKDPEHEFVRP
- the hypE gene encoding hydrogenase expression/formation protein HypE gives rise to the protein MNTEEKLIRLAHGSGGEVTGRLIRETILPRLGNPLLAQLGDSAVLGLGSGERIAFTTDSYVIDPVFFPGGDIGYLSICGTVNDLSMAGAEPRWVSAGLILEEGLPLADLERILDSMARAAAEAGVMLVTGDTKVVARGAADRIFINTAGIGVLPAGLELGPEKCRPGDRVLVSGPVGSHGVAILAARKSFRLETALESDVAPLASKAGALVAACPGLRMMRDPTRGGLAGVLNEISSRSGLAVELTEADIPVLEAVRGACEILGFDPLFLANEGVLTAIVAAEQAERALEALRGAGAARAALIGVLSESRPRAVTVRTLVGGRRMVVPLGDELLPRIC
- a CDS encoding M14 family metallopeptidase — translated: MSLRLRVIFLSVILSTGLGPRRAAALTSPDDYLGYHLGADRKLAGLEEIDGYLTKLDQESERIFYCQVGTSTQGRPLNMAVISTEQNMARLNAHRTAVRRLADPRTLSGAAVDSLVAEGKVFVLFLCNQHSNEIASSNTALELAWSLAAGTDPVIERALQDVVVMIVPTANPDGQQMIVDYYDRFVGTPYEGGDLPWLYHQYSGHDNNRDWFFLNLAETRALVEVMYGSWHPQVLLDVHQMGSSSVRMFVPPFYDPPNPNNPRLVWEQIEVLGSYMKYCLAASGKSGVINNAMFSGWYQGSVRPNATQHNITALLTETASARIATPLYVERSELTGAEGLPEYARQMNFIDPWPGGWWRLRDIIDYQLVAMRAMIDCASRHREQFLRNFEHMAAEAVELPEHGAPYAYAIPPRQDDPGAVARLLEIFGRTHCEIQRATEPFSAGGRVYPENTVVLKTGQPYGRFIKDMLEVKPYPDLREYPGGPPKQPYDNAAWSLGPLMGVRVDELTEPFEAELAQLKGAPQAEAASAGGLALLDSRDCNTYLALNMLLDQRVRVERYAEEVSAADRRWSAGALLVEGPERVLGRVADSCRVVFTPVGALPAGYKFPLKRGRVGLYRGWVASEDEGWTRYTLDRFGFDWDRLTNERTKKGGLRRDYEVIILPSLGKDEMITGAGPEAAGWGLRSRPPEYCGGIGKDGVKNLEEFVREGGVLIALREACALPLQEFGLPVREAKGKTFEGEFFCPGSLLRLEVDTRDPVGFGMPQSAAAFWADGVLLETFIPPTVELDRRVVASYAAADPLISGWVVGAKAVQGQPAVVDVSLGKGHVILFGFGPQSRAQSWGTFKLLFNAILRGYAV
- a CDS encoding DUF4091 domain-containing protein, which codes for MIRQATLLSFLLALNALLSTAAAQSGEDWSVTVLPASVRLDLSSGRLLDSRPETYKMKSLDGVLQKNWVYDGAKVFLAAARGEYVSFQVVLERKSESALKDIIVRMEPFRCQEFSLAAEPELFLEWAVEVKEVSTGYERASLGAGWYPDALVPLGCVQMDIAGMSRLSWPLELPDFRNRVDNQKYLVVWVDQFVPFERVGAAPGVYTSRISVKVEGVEKVIPVELTVWDFAIPRENRLAGNLQHEGFLRSMDPRQELQVYQLFKRHRVVPADPTYVPKIEVGSGGEVKIDWAPFDQRLQKYFSGEAFSEKYGYSGPGQGEPIEQFMLPFDVYGKYDTRGWPDIGKPDVERKPENRKIYIEAIRQVREHILGLVDPKKIRLIVYLNGLDESYFPEAWDRMDYYGKMFHEYFPEAKYRVDGSYPKEAMEVIHDAIDYWCCHTIGYDIETIKQYRALGVTDWLYGPMLYEREENGWCGSSTFMDLPLVSERAISWACWKYGTLTWCSWGIGSGWDYGWYNSETWKDYFRDHGAGPLSYRRYNGNALGVYAPGIVPNVDIPCATLRLKAMRDGVEEYELLRLLSETDGSHARADSVVNAIVKEPFGKKSIGNLDVWSYDPEAWDRAHDSLGGMLDAAISGKK